One genomic region from Streptomyces sp. NBC_01431 encodes:
- a CDS encoding SCO4402 family protein: protein MGGMPLNDMPWWRWRTNVRSALHMLSDPVFHEETWLAGREGFGDVTDAVYRLVEDTWLDSWSAEKYVGTIFRDSGEAALVDLAVLRVLRIMHQVGADAPVSAYLAHPAWPEAVQAAREAHVRLAQSDGEDPDAPPRSLEVLRILTRSA, encoded by the coding sequence ATGGGCGGCATGCCGTTGAATGACATGCCGTGGTGGCGCTGGCGTACGAACGTACGGTCCGCGCTGCACATGCTCTCCGACCCCGTCTTCCACGAGGAGACCTGGCTGGCCGGGCGCGAGGGGTTCGGGGACGTCACCGACGCCGTGTACCGGCTGGTCGAGGACACCTGGCTGGACAGCTGGTCCGCCGAGAAGTACGTCGGCACCATCTTCCGCGATTCGGGCGAGGCCGCACTCGTCGACCTCGCGGTGCTGCGGGTGCTGCGCATCATGCACCAGGTCGGCGCCGACGCCCCGGTCTCCGCCTACCTCGCCCACCCCGCCTGGCCCGAGGCCGTGCAGGCGGCGCGCGAGGCGCACGTGCGGCTCGCGCAGAGCGACGGGGAGGACCCCGATGCGCCGCCGCGCTCCCTCGAAGTGCTGAGGATCCTGACCCGGTCGGCCTGA
- the purU gene encoding formyltetrahydrofolate deformylase, producing MTDQYVLTLSCPDKQGIVHAVSSYLFITGCNIQDSQQFGDRDTGLFFMRVHFSAEAPMHVDKLRASFAAVGDAFQMDWQIHRPEERMRIVLMVSKFGHCLNDLLFRAQSGALPVEIAAVVSNHTDFAELVASYDVPFHHIPVTKDTKADAEARLLALVREERVELVVLARYMQVISDDLCKQLSGRIINIHHSFLPSFKGAKPYHQAHARGVKLIGATAHYVTADLDEGPIIEQEVERVGHDVTPEQLVAIGRDVECQALARAVKWHAEHRILLNGSRTVVFG from the coding sequence ATGACTGACCAGTATGTCCTCACGCTCTCCTGTCCGGACAAACAGGGCATCGTGCATGCCGTATCGAGCTATCTGTTCATCACGGGCTGCAACATCCAGGACAGTCAGCAGTTCGGCGACCGCGACACTGGTCTCTTCTTCATGCGGGTCCACTTCTCGGCCGAGGCCCCGATGCACGTCGACAAGCTGCGCGCCAGCTTCGCGGCCGTCGGCGACGCCTTCCAGATGGACTGGCAGATCCACCGTCCCGAGGAGCGGATGCGGATCGTCCTCATGGTGTCGAAGTTCGGGCACTGCCTGAACGACCTGCTGTTCCGCGCCCAGTCGGGCGCGCTGCCGGTGGAGATCGCGGCGGTCGTCTCCAACCACACCGACTTCGCCGAGCTCGTCGCCTCCTACGACGTGCCCTTCCACCACATTCCGGTCACCAAGGACACGAAGGCGGACGCCGAGGCGCGACTGCTCGCCCTGGTGCGCGAGGAGCGCGTCGAGCTCGTCGTGCTCGCGCGCTACATGCAGGTGATCTCCGACGACCTGTGCAAGCAGCTCAGCGGGCGGATCATCAACATCCACCACTCGTTCCTGCCGAGCTTCAAGGGCGCCAAGCCCTACCACCAGGCGCACGCCCGCGGTGTGAAGCTCATCGGTGCCACCGCGCACTACGTGACGGCCGACCTCGACGAGGGGCCGATCATCGAGCAGGAGGTCGAGCGCGTCGGGCACGACGTCACCCCGGAGCAACTCGTCGCGATCGGCCGGGACGTCGAGTGCCAGGCGCTGGCGCGGGCCGTCAAGTGGCATGCCGAGCACCGCATCCTGCTGAACGGGAGCCGGACGGTCGTGTTCGGATAG
- a CDS encoding zf-HC2 domain-containing protein has product MSGPLEQGEPAPGDDNTPRIPAPRAAGDDLPNDGRRGGSGAFVPGPREGNRFPAPDHDTDPRPAPETDREQPPAKGASAESAATEGARPVSGAPSHTVLKSLLGAWALAACSAEETDAVEAHLTECAPCADEALRLRDAVGLLQAERSLDLDPLLRSRVLEACLGRRPARIPVPLWAAPYDAEAARLDALLNDFGDAEWHAPVRLKWFERDRQTSRRTTVAGVIGHLMAVDALLATALGLEEPVPLDPEDAAAGPTARTEALWRTAPYPLTRTVREPWREQSHTLLRTVSFAGRGAAELGVSYGEFTLPLQDAMLDRAFECWIHAGDIADAVDYPYDPPSGAHLHRMIDLAARVLPATLAGRRRAGLASPARGLVTAGSPGRSLRLEIEGAGGGDWHIPLDSPAALASPEHEVAHVALDGVEFCRLAAGHVPPQEAAVGQLGDREAISDVLFAAASLSRL; this is encoded by the coding sequence GTGAGCGGGCCGCTGGAGCAGGGCGAACCCGCCCCGGGCGACGACAACACCCCGCGCATACCGGCACCCCGGGCCGCGGGCGACGACCTGCCGAACGACGGCCGCCGGGGCGGCTCCGGCGCGTTCGTGCCCGGCCCGCGCGAGGGTAACCGTTTCCCCGCGCCGGACCATGACACGGACCCGCGACCGGCCCCCGAAACGGACCGGGAGCAGCCGCCCGCCAAGGGCGCCTCCGCGGAGTCGGCTGCCACCGAGGGCGCCCGTCCTGTTTCCGGGGCGCCCTCGCACACCGTGTTGAAGTCGCTGCTCGGGGCCTGGGCGCTGGCCGCGTGTTCGGCCGAGGAGACCGATGCCGTCGAGGCGCACCTCACCGAGTGCGCGCCCTGTGCGGACGAGGCGCTGCGGCTGCGGGACGCGGTGGGTCTGCTCCAGGCCGAGCGCAGCCTCGACCTGGATCCGCTGCTGCGCTCCCGGGTCCTGGAGGCCTGTCTCGGCAGGCGCCCGGCCCGCATTCCGGTGCCGCTGTGGGCGGCCCCGTACGACGCCGAGGCGGCGCGGCTGGACGCGCTGCTCAACGACTTCGGGGACGCCGAGTGGCACGCACCGGTCCGGCTGAAGTGGTTCGAGCGGGACCGGCAGACCAGTCGCCGTACGACGGTCGCCGGGGTCATCGGGCACCTGATGGCGGTCGACGCGCTTCTCGCGACCGCCCTCGGGCTCGAAGAGCCGGTGCCGCTCGACCCCGAGGACGCGGCGGCCGGGCCGACCGCGCGCACCGAGGCGCTGTGGCGGACGGCTCCGTACCCGCTGACCCGCACGGTCCGCGAACCCTGGCGCGAGCAGTCCCACACGCTGCTGCGCACGGTGTCGTTCGCGGGCCGCGGCGCGGCCGAACTGGGCGTGTCCTACGGGGAGTTCACGCTGCCCCTCCAGGACGCGATGCTCGACCGGGCCTTCGAGTGCTGGATCCACGCGGGTGACATCGCGGATGCGGTGGACTATCCCTACGACCCGCCGTCCGGAGCGCATCTGCACCGCATGATCGACCTGGCCGCCCGGGTGCTGCCCGCCACTCTGGCCGGCCGCCGCCGGGCCGGGCTCGCCTCGCCCGCGCGGGGCCTGGTCACGGCGGGCTCCCCGGGCCGCTCGCTGCGCCTGGAGATCGAGGGGGCGGGCGGTGGTGACTGGCACATCCCGCTGGACTCCCCGGCCGCCCTCGCCTCGCCCGAGCACGAGGTGGCCCATGTGGCCCTCGACGGCGTCGAGTTCTGCAGACTGGCCGCGGGCCATGTGCCGCCGCAGGAGGCGGCGGTGGGTCAGCTCGGCGACCGGGAGGCGATCAGCGACGTACTGTTCGCGGCGGCGTCCTTGAGCAGGCTGTAG
- a CDS encoding sigma-70 family RNA polymerase sigma factor codes for MPKDAPPRWDRRMQQRLARGEAAALGEFYDRFASLVHSLAHRVLGDEDAADQITREVFGYVWENPDAYDPKQGSMRSWVAKLTQCQAVQRLRQAETSSYAANGGGSAEELEQKVRRASAAARADYIVTSMPAPLRAALELAYFQRRDYRQAAADLSITEDEARRRLRLGLQLLSTATVRPPEGAAPPGYGRAL; via the coding sequence ATGCCGAAGGACGCACCACCTCGGTGGGACCGCCGGATGCAGCAGCGGCTCGCGCGCGGGGAGGCGGCCGCACTCGGCGAGTTCTACGACCGGTTCGCCTCGCTGGTGCACAGCCTGGCCCACCGGGTGCTCGGCGACGAGGACGCGGCGGACCAGATCACCCGCGAGGTCTTCGGGTACGTGTGGGAGAACCCGGACGCCTACGACCCCAAGCAGGGCTCGATGCGCTCCTGGGTCGCCAAGCTCACCCAGTGCCAGGCCGTGCAGCGCCTGCGCCAGGCCGAGACGTCCTCGTACGCGGCGAACGGCGGCGGCTCGGCGGAGGAGCTGGAGCAGAAGGTGCGGCGCGCCTCGGCGGCGGCCCGCGCCGACTACATCGTGACGTCGATGCCCGCGCCCCTGCGTGCCGCCCTCGAACTGGCCTATTTTCAGCGGCGCGACTACCGGCAGGCCGCCGCCGACCTCAGCATCACCGAGGACGAGGCGCGCCGGCGCCTTCGGCTCGGTCTGCAACTGCTGTCCACGGCCACCGTCCGGCCGCCGGAAGGAGCCGCGCCGCCCGGATACGGACGGGCGCTGTGA
- a CDS encoding STAS domain-containing protein yields the protein MTLMVNEVVQGTWTVLRVRGELDLVTAPRLRRQVHEVVAEGRHDLVLDLSGVVFCDSMGVGVLIAARRLMRSCQGRLRLILPARGALDGSHVNKVLAALGVRRLFEVYGDVGSAADDRAEPIPA from the coding sequence GTGACGCTGATGGTGAACGAGGTCGTACAGGGCACGTGGACCGTGCTGCGGGTGCGCGGCGAGCTGGACCTGGTGACCGCGCCGAGGCTCCGCAGGCAGGTGCACGAAGTGGTCGCCGAGGGCCGCCACGACCTGGTCCTGGACCTGTCCGGGGTGGTCTTCTGCGATTCGATGGGCGTGGGGGTGCTGATCGCGGCCCGCCGTCTGATGCGTTCCTGCCAGGGCCGGCTGCGGCTGATCCTGCCCGCGCGCGGCGCCCTGGACGGCTCCCATGTGAACAAGGTGCTGGCCGCCCTCGGTGTGCGCCGCCTCTTCGAGGTGTACGGCGACGTGGGCTCCGCCGCCGACGACCGGGCCGAGCCGATCCCCGCGTGA
- a CDS encoding EF-hand domain-containing protein: protein MDSPESVVYERRVATRFASFDQDGNGWIDREDFSTAAAHLLAEFGITARCDKGQALYGGAEALWQGLAGIADVDGDQRVTRQEFVGGTLKRLRDRTSGFTEIARPFLHAAFAVADTAGVGTVSVADAERALRAFGVSPKVAGDVAVALDGDGDGRVTEPDAVAAFAAYFTTLP from the coding sequence ATGGATAGTCCCGAGAGTGTTGTGTACGAGCGCCGGGTCGCGACCCGCTTCGCCTCCTTCGACCAGGACGGCAACGGCTGGATCGACCGCGAGGACTTCTCGACGGCCGCGGCCCACCTGCTCGCCGAGTTCGGCATCACCGCCCGCTGCGACAAGGGGCAGGCACTGTACGGCGGCGCGGAAGCGCTGTGGCAGGGCCTGGCCGGGATCGCGGACGTGGACGGCGACCAGCGGGTGACGCGGCAGGAGTTCGTGGGCGGCACGCTGAAACGGCTGCGGGACCGCACGAGCGGGTTCACCGAGATCGCCCGGCCGTTCCTGCACGCGGCGTTCGCGGTGGCGGACACGGCCGGCGTCGGCACGGTGTCCGTGGCCGACGCCGAGCGTGCGCTGCGGGCGTTCGGGGTGTCGCCCAAGGTCGCGGGCGACGTGGCCGTGGCCCTGGACGGGGACGGCGACGGCCGCGTCACCGAACCGGACGCGGTGGCCGCCTTCGCCGCCTATTTCACGACGCTGCCCTGA
- a CDS encoding phosphatidylinositol-specific phospholipase C, whose translation MELTRRHLILGAAALSATALLPNAAHAAVRPGASVDPANWMGALPDARSLLRMTIPGTHDSCCTDPGNGTEWSHTQNWGLTQQLQEGVRFFDIRANGLEGHLNDAFGIYHAAYYQGMTFGDVLTQSAAFLDSHPGEVLLMRLKKENGTNNDVGANFKNVLNVYLDQKGWRSRFLLTDRVPTLGEARGKIVLIAQFDNDWPILQWPGGDNDFLSNQYIRLQDVYQGLSWPSKKTAKVTQQFDNAYNDQDSAQLYINFTSYAGGGWPKVNADAIMPGVQSYLNARLSQQTHLGVVPMDFPDFHSDTLRTLIDWNWH comes from the coding sequence ATGGAACTCACCCGCAGACACCTCATACTCGGCGCCGCCGCGCTCTCCGCCACCGCGCTGCTGCCGAACGCCGCGCACGCCGCCGTGCGGCCGGGCGCGAGCGTGGACCCGGCGAACTGGATGGGCGCGCTGCCCGACGCCCGCTCGCTGCTCCGCATGACGATCCCCGGCACCCACGACTCCTGCTGCACCGACCCGGGCAACGGCACCGAGTGGTCGCACACCCAGAACTGGGGTCTGACGCAGCAGTTGCAGGAGGGCGTCCGCTTCTTCGACATCCGGGCCAACGGGCTCGAAGGGCACCTGAACGACGCGTTCGGGATCTACCACGCCGCCTACTACCAGGGCATGACGTTCGGCGACGTGCTCACCCAGAGCGCGGCCTTCCTCGACAGCCACCCCGGCGAAGTCCTGCTGATGCGGCTCAAGAAGGAGAACGGGACCAACAACGACGTGGGCGCCAACTTCAAGAACGTGCTCAACGTGTACCTGGACCAGAAGGGCTGGCGCTCCCGCTTCCTGCTCACCGACCGGGTGCCCACGCTCGGCGAGGCGCGCGGGAAGATCGTGCTCATCGCGCAGTTCGACAACGACTGGCCGATCCTCCAGTGGCCCGGCGGCGACAACGACTTCCTGTCCAACCAGTACATCCGGCTCCAGGACGTCTACCAGGGCCTGTCCTGGCCGTCGAAGAAGACGGCCAAGGTCACCCAGCAGTTCGACAACGCGTACAACGACCAGGACTCCGCCCAGCTCTACATCAACTTCACCAGCTACGCGGGCGGCGGCTGGCCCAAGGTGAACGCGGACGCGATCATGCCGGGCGTGCAGAGCTATCTGAACGCGCGCCTGAGCCAGCAGACCCACCTGGGCGTCGTCCCGATGGACTTCCCCGACTTCCACTCGGACACGCTGCGCACCCTGATCGACTGGAACTGGCACTGA
- a CDS encoding class I adenylate-forming enzyme family protein produces MTDTAHTLGASRTLWELVERRAELTPDRPVLLQGDRTLTFGALRERCERVAAGLCAMGVRAGSVVAWQLPTRIETAVLSFALARLGAVQSPVIPFYRDREVGFALRASKAEFFAVPAVWRGFDHTAMARRLGARGVFEAYDQLPDGDPGSLPPPPGDGTSVRWIYWTSGTTSDPKGVLHTDRSLIAGGACLAHSLHLTADDVGSMAFPYAHIAGPDYTVMLLLYGFPAVLFEHFALPQALAEYRRHGVTVAGGSTAFYSMFLAEQRKRPGRKVIPTLRLLAGGGAPKPPEVYHAVVREMGVQLTHGYGMTEVPMITMGAPDDSAENLATTEGRPPAGMEIRVTDEAGGPVPPGTDGELRLRGEAVCRGYLDPAQSAAAFDADGFLITGDVGHVKESGHLVLTGRIKDIIIRKGENISAKEIEDLLHTHPGVGDAAVIGLPDPERGELVCAVVEPVAGARELTLAAITFYLREQGLSVHKLPERLEVVDALPRNETLSKVLKYKLRERFGRA; encoded by the coding sequence ATGACGGACACCGCACACACGCTCGGCGCCTCGCGCACCCTCTGGGAGCTCGTCGAGCGCCGCGCCGAGCTCACCCCGGATCGCCCGGTCCTCCTCCAGGGCGACCGCACCCTCACCTTCGGCGCCCTGCGCGAACGCTGCGAACGGGTGGCGGCGGGCCTGTGCGCGATGGGGGTGCGGGCCGGGAGCGTGGTCGCCTGGCAGCTGCCGACCCGCATCGAGACGGCGGTCCTCTCGTTCGCGCTGGCCCGGCTCGGCGCGGTGCAGTCGCCGGTGATCCCCTTCTACCGGGACCGCGAGGTGGGCTTCGCGCTGCGCGCCTCCAAGGCCGAGTTCTTCGCCGTGCCGGCGGTGTGGCGCGGCTTCGACCACACCGCCATGGCGCGGCGGCTCGGCGCGCGGGGAGTCTTCGAGGCGTACGACCAACTACCCGATGGTGACCCGGGGTCGCTGCCGCCGCCCCCCGGCGACGGCACGTCCGTACGGTGGATCTACTGGACCTCCGGCACCACCTCCGACCCCAAGGGCGTGCTGCACACCGACCGGTCGCTGATCGCCGGTGGCGCGTGCCTCGCGCACTCGCTGCATCTGACGGCCGACGACGTGGGCTCCATGGCCTTCCCGTACGCCCACATAGCCGGGCCCGACTACACGGTGATGCTGCTGCTCTACGGCTTCCCCGCCGTGCTGTTCGAGCACTTCGCGCTGCCACAGGCGCTGGCAGAGTACCGGCGGCACGGCGTGACGGTGGCCGGCGGGTCGACCGCGTTCTACTCGATGTTCCTCGCCGAGCAGCGCAAACGGCCCGGCCGGAAGGTGATTCCCACCCTGCGGCTGCTCGCGGGCGGCGGGGCGCCGAAGCCGCCGGAGGTCTACCACGCGGTCGTCCGGGAGATGGGCGTGCAGCTCACCCACGGGTACGGCATGACGGAGGTCCCGATGATCACCATGGGTGCCCCCGACGACAGCGCCGAGAACCTCGCCACCACCGAGGGCCGCCCGCCGGCCGGCATGGAGATCCGCGTCACCGACGAGGCGGGCGGGCCGGTACCGCCCGGTACCGACGGTGAACTACGGCTGCGCGGCGAAGCGGTATGCCGGGGCTATCTCGACCCGGCGCAGTCGGCGGCCGCCTTCGACGCCGACGGGTTCCTGATCACCGGGGACGTGGGGCACGTGAAGGAGTCCGGACACCTCGTGCTCACCGGCCGCATCAAGGACATCATCATCCGCAAGGGCGAGAACATCTCCGCGAAGGAGATCGAGGACCTGCTGCACACCCACCCGGGCGTGGGCGACGCGGCGGTGATCGGCCTGCCGGACCCCGAGCGCGGCGAGTTGGTGTGCGCCGTCGTTGAACCAGTGGCCGGGGCAAGGGAGTTGACACTTGCGGCGATCACCTTCTACCTGCGCGAACAGGGGCTGTCGGTGCACAAGTTGCCCGAGCGGCTTGAGGTGGTGGACGCGCTGCCGAGGAACGAGACGCTGAGCAAGGTACTGAAATACAAGTTGCGGGAGCGGTTCGGGCGGGCATGA
- a CDS encoding acyl-CoA dehydrogenase, producing MDLTYTEEEEAFRARLRQWLAASLPELPPRPDPLDWPARRAYDTAWQRMLYDAGYAGLHWPEAAGGRGATPTQHLIYLEETEKAGAPYVGANFVGLLHAGPTIAAEGTPEQRARWLPPVLRGEEIWCQGFSEPDAGSDLAALRTRAVRDGDDYVVTGSKIWTSHAEVADWCELLVRTEPISEAVPKHRGITWLALPMDAPGVTVRPLRTLAGSTEFAEVFLDEVRVPAANRVGAENDGWRVTMVTLSFERGTAFVGEVVACRRTLAELAAVAKETGRWDDGAVRRQLGWLNAEFTALWRLTQWNVSESERTGGVPGTGGSVFKLRYSHARQELYDTAARVLGPDSLDLDRDWTLDKLSSLSYTIAAGTSQIQRNIVAERILGLPKGR from the coding sequence ATGGACCTGACGTACACCGAGGAGGAAGAGGCCTTCCGGGCGCGACTGCGGCAGTGGCTTGCCGCCTCGCTGCCCGAACTCCCGCCCAGGCCCGACCCGTTGGACTGGCCGGCCCGGCGGGCGTACGACACCGCCTGGCAGCGGATGCTGTACGACGCCGGATACGCGGGGCTGCACTGGCCCGAGGCCGCCGGAGGCCGGGGCGCCACCCCCACCCAGCACCTCATCTACCTGGAGGAGACCGAGAAGGCAGGCGCGCCGTACGTCGGCGCGAACTTCGTCGGGCTGCTGCACGCGGGGCCCACCATCGCCGCCGAGGGCACCCCCGAACAGCGGGCCCGCTGGCTGCCGCCCGTGCTGCGCGGCGAGGAGATCTGGTGCCAGGGCTTCAGCGAGCCGGATGCGGGCTCCGACCTGGCGGCCCTGCGCACCAGGGCGGTCCGCGACGGCGACGACTACGTCGTGACCGGTTCGAAGATCTGGACCTCGCACGCCGAAGTGGCCGACTGGTGCGAGCTGTTGGTGCGCACCGAGCCCATCAGTGAGGCGGTGCCGAAACACCGGGGCATCACCTGGCTCGCGCTGCCCATGGACGCACCCGGCGTCACGGTCCGCCCGCTGCGCACGCTGGCCGGGTCGACCGAGTTCGCCGAGGTGTTCCTGGACGAGGTGCGGGTCCCAGCGGCCAACCGGGTCGGCGCGGAGAACGACGGCTGGCGGGTCACCATGGTCACCCTCTCCTTCGAGCGCGGCACCGCCTTCGTGGGAGAGGTGGTCGCCTGCCGCAGGACGCTGGCAGAACTGGCGGCGGTGGCGAAGGAGACGGGCCGCTGGGACGACGGGGCGGTGCGCCGCCAACTCGGCTGGCTGAACGCGGAGTTCACGGCGCTGTGGCGGCTGACCCAGTGGAACGTGAGCGAGTCCGAGCGCACCGGCGGGGTGCCCGGCACCGGCGGCTCCGTGTTCAAACTGCGCTACTCGCACGCCCGTCAGGAGCTGTACGACACCGCTGCCCGCGTCCTCGGCCCCGACTCGCTCGATCTCGACCGCGACTGGACCCTGGACAAGCTCTCGTCCCTCTCGTACACGATCGCCGCCGGCACCTCGCAGATCCAGCGGAACATCGTCGCCGAGCGCATCCTCGGCCTCCCCAAGGGGCGCTGA
- a CDS encoding acyl-CoA dehydrogenase family protein: MDFQPTKDQQALRAGMRDLLAARFDRQALRAAVERPGLDRALWQALGDAGFFALRLPESAGGVGLGLPEAVLVFEEAGRALLTGPLVATHLAAGSVAGAASGESVVTRVDGPLVAWLEEADHVQGDASGARAMRSVDPLTPLHRSRGTRTPEPEAVLLAAAEQLGSAGRCTELAVQHAKQREQFGRPIGAFQAVKHLCADMLVRTEVARAAVYAAAVTEDPYEIAGAKLLADQAAVRGARDCLQAHGGMGFTWEADVHLHLKRAWVRAEQWQTADEAAEVLASAL, translated from the coding sequence ATGGACTTCCAACCCACCAAGGACCAGCAGGCGTTGAGGGCGGGCATGCGGGACCTGCTCGCCGCCCGCTTCGACCGGCAGGCCCTGCGCGCGGCCGTCGAGCGGCCGGGCCTGGACCGGGCGCTGTGGCAGGCGCTCGGGGACGCCGGATTCTTCGCCCTGCGGCTGCCCGAGAGCGCGGGCGGGGTCGGGCTCGGCCTTCCCGAGGCGGTGCTCGTGTTCGAGGAGGCGGGGCGGGCCCTGCTCACGGGCCCGCTGGTGGCGACCCACCTCGCGGCCGGCAGCGTGGCGGGCGCGGCGAGCGGCGAGTCGGTGGTGACCCGGGTCGACGGCCCGCTCGTCGCCTGGCTGGAGGAGGCCGACCACGTCCAGGGAGACGCCTCGGGCGCGAGGGCCATGCGCTCGGTCGACCCCCTCACCCCCCTGCACCGCAGCCGGGGGACCCGTACGCCCGAGCCCGAAGCCGTTCTCCTCGCCGCCGCCGAACAGCTCGGCAGCGCGGGCCGGTGCACCGAACTCGCGGTCCAACACGCCAAGCAGCGCGAGCAGTTCGGCCGCCCCATCGGCGCCTTCCAGGCCGTCAAGCACCTCTGCGCCGACATGCTGGTGCGGACCGAAGTGGCGCGGGCGGCGGTCTACGCGGCGGCCGTGACCGAGGACCCGTACGAGATCGCGGGCGCCAAGCTGCTCGCCGACCAGGCGGCGGTGCGCGGGGCCCGCGACTGCCTCCAGGCGCACGGCGGCATGGGGTTCACCTGGGAGGCCGACGTGCATCTGCACCTCAAGCGGGCGTGGGTCCGGGCCGAGCAGTGGCAGACGGCGGACGAGGCCGCCGAGGTACTGGCTTCAGCGTTGTAA
- a CDS encoding ATP-binding protein has product MQVLQVQLEVGPDPAEVGRARRWARSRLAGSGIGPDEPLAETLILLISELVTNAVVHTGCPAVLRMLLGTDEGGTVRVEVVDTSCCPPKPRHAEGDDTNGRGLELVDGLADRWGWRPEGAGKSIWCEVDRDVPGTTSAPEHSGHSGLKEHKGRTNGAYGNGTYEPQRAVTNTA; this is encoded by the coding sequence GTGCAGGTGCTTCAGGTTCAGTTGGAGGTCGGTCCCGATCCCGCCGAGGTGGGCCGGGCCCGAAGGTGGGCCCGCTCACGGCTGGCGGGCTCGGGCATAGGGCCGGACGAGCCGCTCGCCGAGACGTTGATCCTGCTGATCTCGGAGCTCGTCACCAACGCCGTGGTGCACACGGGCTGTCCGGCCGTGTTGCGGATGCTCCTCGGTACGGATGAGGGCGGCACCGTACGCGTCGAAGTGGTGGACACCAGCTGCTGTCCGCCCAAACCCCGCCACGCGGAGGGCGACGACACCAACGGGCGCGGTCTCGAACTGGTCGACGGTCTCGCCGACCGCTGGGGCTGGCGGCCCGAGGGGGCGGGCAAGTCCATCTGGTGCGAGGTGGACCGCGACGTGCCCGGGACGACATCCGCCCCGGAGCACTCGGGGCACTCGGGGCTCAAGGAGCATAAGGGGCGCACGAATGGGGCGTACGGGAACGGGACGTATGAACCCCAGCGCGCCGTCACAAATACGGCATAA
- a CDS encoding cyclase family protein has protein sequence MSLPPEFHEIAKRVNNWGRWGESDEIGTLNHIHDQVVRDAAATVRTGRRIPLALPLQQDGVQSGVIPGRINPLHTMTQINQEIFGPGTVACSDDAVVFGLQAATHWDALTHVSHSGKLYNGRPATTITAHSGAEFSGIDRPGHIVSRGVLLDVARARGADRLEGGHAVTPEDLDAAEELARTTVRAGDIVLVRTGQMQVYLAGDKHGYGYPSPGLSVRTPEWFHARDVAAVANDTLTFEIFPPEIEDLWLPVHALDLVEMGMLQGQNWNLEALSIACAEASRYEFLLSATPEPFVGATGSPVAPVAVL, from the coding sequence ATGTCACTGCCGCCCGAGTTCCACGAAATCGCCAAACGCGTCAACAATTGGGGTCGTTGGGGAGAGAGCGACGAAATCGGGACGCTCAACCACATCCACGACCAGGTCGTGCGCGACGCCGCCGCGACCGTCCGTACCGGGCGCCGCATACCGCTCGCCCTCCCCCTCCAGCAGGACGGCGTACAGAGCGGGGTCATCCCCGGGCGGATCAATCCGCTGCACACCATGACCCAGATCAACCAGGAGATCTTCGGTCCGGGCACCGTCGCGTGCAGCGACGACGCGGTCGTCTTCGGCCTCCAGGCCGCCACCCACTGGGACGCCCTGACCCACGTCTCGCACTCGGGGAAGCTCTACAACGGCCGGCCCGCCACCACCATCACCGCGCACTCGGGAGCCGAGTTCAGCGGCATCGACCGGCCGGGGCACATCGTGTCGCGCGGAGTTCTGCTCGACGTGGCCCGCGCCAGGGGGGCCGATCGACTGGAAGGGGGGCACGCCGTCACGCCCGAAGACCTCGATGCCGCCGAGGAGTTGGCGCGAACCACCGTGCGCGCCGGGGACATCGTGCTCGTGCGGACCGGACAGATGCAGGTGTATCTGGCCGGGGACAAACACGGCTACGGCTATCCGTCGCCGGGGCTCTCCGTCCGTACGCCCGAGTGGTTCCACGCGCGGGACGTCGCCGCGGTCGCCAACGACACTCTCACCTTCGAGATCTTCCCGCCGGAGATCGAGGACCTGTGGCTGCCGGTGCACGCGCTGGATCTCGTGGAGATGGGGATGCTCCAGGGGCAGAACTGGAACCTGGAGGCACTGTCCATCGCCTGCGCGGAGGCGTCTCGGTACGAGTTCCTGCTGAGCGCGACACCGGAGCCGTTCGTGGGGGCGACCGGGAGCCCCGTCGCGCCGGTGGCCGTGCTGTGA